The following proteins come from a genomic window of Gallalistipes aquisgranensis:
- the rplJ gene encoding 50S ribosomal protein L10, with amino-acid sequence MTREEKTVIINSLAEKLTQYPHFYLTDISELNAEQTAALRRKCFEQEINLVVVKNTLFEKALEKVEKADEQLKSVLEGATAVMFSNVNKGPAVLIKEFRKTNPKPILKAAYVEESIYVGDQTVEELSKIKSKEELIGDIIMLLQSPAKNVISALQGSAGQKIAGLVKALEERN; translated from the coding sequence ATGACAAGGGAAGAAAAAACAGTTATTATCAATAGCTTAGCCGAGAAACTCACGCAATATCCCCATTTCTACCTGACGGACATCTCCGAACTGAATGCCGAGCAGACCGCAGCTCTGCGCCGCAAATGCTTCGAGCAGGAGATCAATCTGGTAGTCGTTAAGAACACCCTGTTCGAAAAGGCTCTGGAGAAGGTGGAAAAGGCGGACGAGCAGCTCAAGAGCGTATTGGAAGGAGCTACCGCCGTTATGTTCTCGAACGTAAACAAGGGTCCCGCAGTGCTGATCAAGGAGTTCCGGAAAACGAATCCGAAACCGATCCTGAAAGCAGCCTATGTCGAGGAGTCGATCTACGTGGGCGACCAGACGGTGGAGGAACTCTCCAAGATCAAGAGCAAAGAGGAACTTATCGGCGATATCATCATGTTGCTGCAATCCCCGGCGAAGAACGTCATTTCCGCTCTGCAGGGATCGGCAGGACAGAAAATTGCGGGCCTCGTGAAAGCGCTCGAAGAAAGAAACTAA
- the rplL gene encoding 50S ribosomal protein L7/L12, which yields MADVKKLAEELVNLTVKEVNELATILKDEYGIEPAAAAVAVAAAPAAAGEAAAAEKTAFDVILKNAGQAKLQVVKAVKDITGLGLKEAKDMVDGAPKAVKEGVSKEEAESIKAQLEEAGAEVEVK from the coding sequence ATGGCAGATGTAAAAAAATTAGCTGAGGAGTTGGTTAACTTGACAGTTAAGGAAGTAAATGAATTGGCCACTATTCTGAAAGACGAGTACGGTATCGAACCCGCTGCTGCTGCAGTCGCAGTTGCTGCTGCACCCGCCGCTGCTGGCGAGGCTGCCGCTGCCGAGAAGACCGCTTTCGACGTGATCCTGAAGAACGCCGGACAGGCTAAACTCCAGGTTGTGAAGGCCGTTAAGGACATCACCGGTCTGGGTCTGAAAGAGGCCAAAGACATGGTTGACGGTGCTCCCAAAGCCGTGAAGGAGGGCGTTTCCAAAGAGGAGGCCGAGTCCATCAAAGCACAACTGGAAGAAGCAGGAGCTGAAGTTGAAGTTAAGTAG